The Acetomicrobium flavidum genome window below encodes:
- the polX gene encoding DNA polymerase/3'-5' exonuclease PolX gives MHEEIDANFLADLFNRIAILLEIKGEDRFKINAYRRVAESLEKETRDIFELYREGKLMEIPGVGKAIAQKISEILESGKLEFYQRLTSEIPEKLIYLREVPEMGPKRIKTVWEKLGIDSVDKLEQAARQGKLRDLPGFGPKVEQKILDAILAIKERRLNRRFPLGEGWKLSELVTGRLSRCNGVVMSSPAGSLRRMKDTIGDLDILVAAKTEAADEVIRAFTELDMVEEVMLSGPTKTSVRFKDDLQCDLRIVEPSRWGTALQYFTGSQQHNVLLREVALKNNLSLSEYAITDKASGREIVCASEEEVYRILGMSWIPPEIREGTIEIKLALKDGLPRLVELGDIKGDLQMHSTYSDGRRSIREMAEKALLLGRSYILVTDHSQGLGVARGLSIERLRNQWREIDKLNEEFEGKLVILKGAEVEVKADGTLDYPDDVLGQLDVVVASIHSSLRQDKDRLTERYLKAVTHPLVHILAHPTGRLFGVREGANADWDIIFNAAASCKTFLEINAHPSRLDLSERHIRQAHALGCRFVVSTDAHDLHEEDYMIFGVSQARRAWLEARDIVNTLPLKEFMAQLKR, from the coding sequence ATGCATGAAGAAATTGACGCCAACTTCTTGGCCGACTTGTTCAATCGTATAGCCATATTGCTTGAGATAAAAGGCGAAGACAGATTTAAGATAAACGCCTACAGGCGAGTCGCTGAAAGCTTGGAAAAAGAGACCAGGGATATATTTGAGCTTTACAGGGAAGGAAAGCTCATGGAGATACCCGGTGTGGGTAAGGCCATTGCACAAAAGATCTCCGAAATATTGGAGAGCGGCAAACTGGAATTTTATCAAAGGCTGACCTCAGAAATTCCCGAAAAGCTGATATATCTGCGTGAGGTCCCTGAGATGGGCCCGAAGCGCATTAAGACAGTCTGGGAAAAACTGGGCATAGATTCGGTAGATAAACTCGAGCAGGCGGCACGTCAGGGAAAGCTTCGGGATCTGCCTGGATTTGGGCCTAAGGTCGAACAAAAGATACTCGATGCCATCTTAGCGATCAAAGAAAGACGCCTGAACAGGAGGTTTCCTCTAGGAGAGGGATGGAAGTTATCCGAGCTAGTAACGGGCAGATTAAGCAGGTGTAATGGTGTCGTAATGTCGTCTCCTGCCGGTTCTCTTAGGCGCATGAAGGATACCATAGGCGACTTGGATATATTGGTCGCAGCCAAAACTGAAGCCGCGGACGAAGTTATAAGGGCATTTACCGAGTTGGACATGGTCGAAGAGGTTATGCTTTCCGGGCCAACCAAGACGAGCGTCAGGTTCAAGGACGACCTTCAGTGCGATTTGAGGATAGTCGAGCCATCGAGGTGGGGGACGGCCCTGCAGTATTTCACCGGTAGCCAGCAGCATAACGTACTTTTAAGGGAAGTGGCGCTGAAAAATAACTTAAGCCTTAGCGAATATGCAATAACAGATAAGGCTAGCGGCAGGGAAATAGTTTGCGCAAGCGAGGAAGAGGTGTATAGAATACTTGGAATGAGCTGGATACCTCCTGAAATTAGGGAAGGCACCATCGAGATAAAGCTGGCGCTGAAAGACGGCCTTCCGCGGCTGGTGGAGCTAGGCGACATAAAAGGTGACCTGCAAATGCATTCGACTTACAGCGACGGGAGACGTTCAATAAGGGAGATGGCCGAAAAAGCCCTTCTACTAGGACGAAGTTACATACTCGTCACAGATCACTCCCAAGGGTTGGGCGTCGCAAGGGGCTTAAGCATTGAAAGATTAAGGAACCAATGGCGCGAGATAGACAAACTGAACGAGGAATTCGAGGGCAAATTGGTCATACTCAAGGGCGCCGAGGTGGAAGTGAAGGCCGATGGAACGCTAGATTATCCCGATGATGTACTAGGGCAGCTCGACGTGGTCGTAGCATCAATCCATTCAAGCCTTAGACAGGACAAAGACCGCCTGACCGAGCGATATCTCAAAGCCGTAACACATCCATTGGTCCACATTCTCGCCCATCCCACGGGGAGGCTTTTTGGCGTGCGCGAAGGGGCAAATGCCGATTGGGACATAATATTCAACGCAGCCGCCTCGTGTAAGACGTTTCTTGAGATAAATGCTCACCCAAGCAGGCTCGACCTATCGGAAAGGCATATAAGACAGGCTCACGCCTTAGGCTGCAGGTTCGTGGTCAGCACAGACGCCCACGACCTGCACGAGGAGGATTACATGATATTCGGGGTATCGCAGGCTAGGCGAGCATGGCTCGAAGCAAGGGACATCGTAAACACATTGCCACTAAAAGAATTCATGGCACAACTCAAGAGGTGA
- a CDS encoding NADH-ubiquinone oxidoreductase-F iron-sulfur binding region domain-containing protein, with the protein MPLFLKPDDLRNYRLKLKDDLKRASLLPVVRVCCGTGCVSNGSMEVLSALEEALKGIGKVEPVVKFTGCHGFCERGPIVIVSPGEIFYQNVKTKDVPEIVQKTILDGEVIERLLYRDPVTKKTYRSDHEIPFYANQQRLVLRRSGHIDPTSIEDYIATDGYEALSLAFKLGPDEIIKQITDSYLRGRGGGGFRTGYKWKSCREVDDFPKYVIANGDEGDPGAFMDRSLMEGDPHSVIEGMIIGAYAIGANEGYIYVRNEYPLAVRRLQIAIERAREYGLLGKSILGSGFDFDIQICKGGGAFVCGESSALMRSIEGYPGVPRVKYIHATEQGLWDKPTVLNNVETWANVPIILMNGVEWYKSLGTERNSGTKIFALVGKVKNTGLVEVPMGVTLRKIIYEIGGGTLKDKAFKAVQTGGPSGGCIPASLLDLSVDFDTLVKAGSMMGSGGMIVMDERSCMVDVAKYFIDFLVEESCGKCTPCREGLKVLQKLLHDLTEGKGSLQDVGLLEDTAHELGKTALCGLGKTAANPVLSTLKYFHEEYEEHVEGYCRAGVCTGLFAAKIDKDSCIGCGQCARTCPVKAISGEARGPHVVDALKCIGCGQCMDVCPTNSIASSRRVKNA; encoded by the coding sequence ATGCCATTATTTCTAAAGCCAGATGACCTTCGAAATTATCGGCTAAAACTGAAGGATGACTTAAAGAGGGCAAGCCTACTTCCCGTAGTGCGCGTTTGCTGTGGGACAGGATGCGTTTCTAACGGCAGCATGGAAGTTTTAAGTGCCCTAGAGGAAGCCTTAAAAGGGATTGGCAAGGTCGAACCTGTGGTGAAATTCACCGGCTGTCACGGCTTTTGCGAAAGGGGACCGATAGTGATCGTCTCCCCCGGCGAGATATTTTATCAAAACGTAAAGACGAAAGACGTCCCTGAAATCGTGCAAAAGACCATCTTAGATGGCGAAGTGATAGAGCGCCTGCTTTACCGTGACCCTGTCACCAAGAAAACTTACAGAAGCGACCACGAAATTCCGTTTTACGCCAATCAGCAAAGGTTGGTGCTTCGAAGGTCGGGACACATTGACCCCACCTCCATCGAGGATTACATAGCAACGGACGGGTATGAGGCGTTGAGCCTTGCCTTCAAGCTTGGCCCCGATGAGATAATAAAACAGATCACGGATTCCTACCTTCGCGGACGCGGGGGCGGAGGCTTTAGGACCGGGTATAAATGGAAGTCCTGCAGGGAGGTAGATGATTTTCCAAAATACGTGATAGCCAACGGCGACGAAGGGGACCCCGGTGCCTTCATGGACAGGAGCCTGATGGAAGGAGATCCCCATAGCGTAATAGAAGGAATGATAATAGGGGCTTATGCCATAGGTGCCAACGAAGGTTACATTTACGTGAGAAATGAATATCCCTTAGCAGTGAGAAGACTGCAGATCGCCATTGAAAGGGCCCGGGAGTACGGATTGCTGGGCAAGAGCATATTGGGCTCTGGGTTTGATTTCGATATACAGATATGTAAAGGTGGTGGCGCTTTCGTGTGCGGCGAGTCCTCTGCTTTGATGCGCTCCATCGAAGGCTATCCGGGCGTTCCAAGGGTGAAGTACATTCATGCCACCGAACAGGGCCTTTGGGATAAGCCGACTGTGCTTAACAACGTAGAAACCTGGGCCAATGTCCCCATCATCTTGATGAACGGCGTCGAGTGGTACAAATCGCTTGGCACTGAACGCAACAGCGGCACCAAGATCTTTGCTTTGGTGGGCAAGGTGAAGAACACCGGCTTGGTTGAAGTGCCGATGGGAGTGACCCTGCGCAAGATAATATACGAGATCGGTGGTGGAACGCTGAAGGACAAGGCTTTCAAGGCCGTTCAGACGGGAGGTCCTTCTGGGGGGTGCATTCCCGCTTCGCTACTTGATTTGTCGGTAGATTTTGACACTTTGGTAAAAGCCGGATCGATGATGGGCTCTGGCGGCATGATAGTGATGGACGAACGATCCTGCATGGTCGACGTGGCGAAGTACTTCATCGACTTCCTCGTCGAGGAGTCCTGCGGCAAATGTACTCCCTGTCGGGAGGGGCTAAAGGTATTGCAAAAGCTGCTTCATGATTTAACTGAAGGCAAGGGTAGCCTACAGGATGTAGGGCTTTTAGAGGATACGGCACATGAGCTGGGTAAAACCGCTTTGTGCGGTTTAGGCAAGACGGCAGCAAATCCTGTCCTTTCCACTTTAAAGTACTTTCATGAAGAGTACGAGGAGCACGTCGAAGGCTACTGTCGCGCCGGGGTATGTACCGGACTTTTTGCTGCAAAAATAGACAAGGACAGCTGCATAGGCTGCGGGCAATGCGCCAGGACATGTCCTGTGAAGGCCATTTCGGGCGAGGCTAGAGGACCTCATGTAGTCGATGCGTTAAAATGCATAGGCTGCGGGCAATGCATGGACGTTTGTCCTACTAACTCGATAGCCTCCTCAAGGAGGGTTAAAAATGCGTGA
- a CDS encoding 4Fe-4S dicluster domain-containing protein: MEKVLVISPEKCVGCGSCELACSLEKEGECRPSLARVTVYRFEAGANVPMTCQQCDDAPCISVCKAGALARDEKNVVQVDSSKCIGCRMCVMACPFGNMSYHWEQSTAIKCDQCNGSPYCVEFCPTKALDYVPADAISLQKKKEFSARFAKIAQEVSE; encoded by the coding sequence ATGGAGAAGGTACTTGTCATTTCTCCGGAGAAGTGCGTAGGCTGTGGCAGTTGCGAGTTGGCCTGCTCTCTGGAAAAGGAGGGAGAGTGTAGGCCATCTTTGGCGCGGGTCACTGTCTACAGGTTTGAGGCGGGGGCTAACGTACCAATGACATGTCAGCAGTGCGATGATGCTCCATGCATCAGCGTATGCAAGGCGGGTGCCCTGGCTCGGGATGAAAAAAACGTCGTTCAAGTCGATTCATCTAAATGTATAGGGTGTAGGATGTGCGTGATGGCCTGCCCCTTTGGCAATATGTCCTACCATTGGGAACAGAGCACTGCCATCAAATGCGATCAGTGCAACGGCAGTCCCTACTGCGTGGAGTTTTGCCCGACCAAGGCATTGGATTACGTTCCTGCAGATGCCATAAGCCTCCAAAAGAAAAAGGAGTTTTCGGCGAGGTTTGCCAAAATTGCCCAGGAGGTG
- a CDS encoding 4Fe-4S binding protein — translation MAKAVVDRDTCIGCEACVGVCPAEAISIVDGKAQVNPDSCIECGACVSTCPVSAISQ, via the coding sequence ATGGCAAAAGCTGTAGTTGACAGGGACACGTGTATAGGGTGTGAGGCTTGTGTGGGAGTTTGCCCGGCAGAGGCAATCAGCATTGTGGACGGGAAAGCCCAGGTAAATCCGGATAGCTGCATCGAATGTGGAGCCTGCGTATCCACCTGTCCCGTCTCGGCAATATCCCAGTAA
- a CDS encoding putative bifunctional diguanylate cyclase/phosphodiesterase has product METADEKLTHINIELYSSMLEIIANKIHEGVVVTDTSGTIIWVNPAFTSITGYSASEALGHNPRILKSNYHDQSFYKNLWESIFTIGFWESEIWNRRKSGEVYPEWISIYALKDKLGVTKFFVSIFTDLTEIKAKDQQLQSYIYTDALTGLANKNHFLKDLKSMTMDVINTKGYLGVYLIDLDRFKLINSTFGYVFGDHILRLIAKRLSLNEKDRDGRHMALYRLGEDEYAILAKASSPIEIRRLGKRIIEALQEPLVSERGPIHVRASMGIVVVPADGTEEGDLLRKAEIALNEAKASGGNRFTFYDEGFEKAYRTRLRLENALLFAIEREEFRLAFQPQVDLTSVKVFGAEVLLRWHHNGVDIPPSEFIPVAEEMGMITEIGYWTLKKCCQTLSSWSRMGLKLEKISVNVSASQCRDANFYENVLKIIAESKLDPRKVMLEITEGALMEDKEKIKDLFKRFKTSGIGIAIDDFGTGYSSLAYLKDFPINVLKIDKSFIDNLEYDERDRAIVRGIVRIGEIMDMAIIAEGVENKEQLRILQDLGVNYIQGYIFSPPLYEEEFQAFCTSHNLTLPS; this is encoded by the coding sequence ATGGAAACTGCTGACGAGAAATTGACCCACATAAACATTGAGCTTTATTCCTCTATGCTCGAGATAATAGCGAACAAGATACATGAAGGCGTGGTGGTAACGGATACTTCCGGCACAATCATTTGGGTAAATCCCGCATTCACTTCAATAACTGGTTATAGTGCCAGTGAGGCATTGGGACACAACCCAAGGATATTGAAATCCAACTATCACGACCAGTCCTTCTACAAGAACCTTTGGGAATCCATATTCACTATCGGCTTTTGGGAAAGCGAGATATGGAACAGGCGCAAATCGGGGGAAGTCTATCCGGAATGGATCTCCATATACGCCCTAAAAGACAAACTGGGCGTTACGAAGTTTTTCGTAAGCATCTTCACGGACCTAACTGAGATAAAGGCCAAAGACCAACAACTGCAAAGCTACATCTACACCGACGCTCTGACAGGACTTGCAAATAAAAATCATTTCCTGAAGGACCTTAAATCAATGACGATGGATGTCATAAACACAAAAGGATATCTTGGCGTATATTTGATAGATTTGGATCGATTTAAATTAATAAATAGCACCTTCGGTTACGTATTTGGAGACCACATATTACGCCTGATCGCAAAGCGCTTATCGCTTAACGAAAAGGACAGGGACGGCAGGCATATGGCTCTCTACCGCCTTGGAGAGGACGAATATGCCATCCTGGCTAAGGCAAGTAGCCCCATTGAGATAAGGCGTTTGGGCAAACGCATCATCGAGGCCTTGCAGGAACCGCTGGTAAGCGAGCGAGGCCCCATACACGTTAGGGCAAGCATGGGCATTGTAGTGGTTCCTGCCGATGGGACCGAAGAGGGAGATTTGCTGAGGAAGGCTGAAATTGCATTAAACGAGGCAAAGGCCAGCGGAGGCAACCGTTTTACCTTTTACGATGAGGGTTTTGAGAAGGCCTACAGAACCCGCCTTCGCCTCGAAAACGCCCTTCTTTTTGCAATCGAAAGGGAGGAATTTCGCCTGGCCTTTCAGCCGCAGGTGGATCTGACGTCAGTCAAGGTCTTTGGCGCTGAAGTACTGCTTAGATGGCACCACAACGGGGTTGATATACCGCCCAGCGAGTTCATCCCAGTTGCCGAGGAGATGGGGATGATCACCGAAATAGGTTACTGGACATTAAAGAAATGCTGTCAAACCCTTTCAAGTTGGTCCCGAATGGGTCTCAAGCTTGAAAAAATCTCAGTCAATGTCTCCGCATCACAATGTCGCGATGCTAATTTTTACGAAAATGTACTTAAAATAATCGCAGAATCAAAGTTAGATCCTCGAAAGGTAATGCTTGAGATCACCGAAGGAGCTCTGATGGAAGATAAAGAAAAGATTAAGGACCTTTTTAAGAGGTTTAAGACATCAGGTATAGGCATCGCAATTGACGACTTCGGCACCGGTTATTCCTCCCTTGCCTACTTAAAGGATTTTCCTATCAATGTGTTAAAGATAGATAAATCCTTCATAGACAATTTGGAATACGATGAAAGGGATCGGGCAATAGTCAGGGGCATAGTGAGAATTGGCGAAATTATGGACATGGCAATCATCGCCGAGGGCGTAGAAAATAAAGAACAACTGAGGATACTTCAGGACCTGGGCGTAAACTACATACAAGGGTATATATTCAGCCCTCCCCTATACGAAGAAGAGTTTCAAGCATTTTGCACATCGCATAACTTGACGCTTCCTTCATAA
- a CDS encoding 2Fe-2S iron-sulfur cluster-binding protein, which produces MRDPIDIVIDGVSLSVPMETTVLEAAQMAGVEIPTLCHHPALPPDGNCRLCMVEILRPGRRGELAISCMYPIRAQIEVNTKSDEVIRARKFVLKLLLNRAPKSARLNALANEYGVSVESRFSFDPDECVRCDRCVRACETLGPSAIGPAWRGFNKRIVPPFMEPPRQCIGCGACADVCPTGYIECVDEGDERTIWDRKFTLIRCPICGQTYTTEEALKFAGIEDPDARLCPRCRKREYASKFRIFVH; this is translated from the coding sequence ATGCGTGATCCTATCGATATCGTAATAGATGGCGTAAGCCTGTCGGTTCCCATGGAGACGACCGTTTTGGAGGCTGCCCAGATGGCGGGCGTAGAGATCCCAACGCTCTGTCATCATCCGGCATTACCGCCTGACGGTAACTGCAGGCTGTGTATGGTTGAGATCCTTAGACCCGGCAGAAGGGGCGAGCTTGCCATATCCTGCATGTATCCCATACGTGCTCAGATTGAAGTAAATACGAAAAGCGATGAGGTCATAAGGGCACGAAAATTCGTCTTAAAGCTTTTGCTGAATCGGGCGCCCAAGTCGGCCAGGTTAAACGCCTTAGCCAATGAATATGGCGTGAGCGTCGAATCAAGGTTTTCCTTTGATCCCGACGAGTGCGTGAGGTGCGACAGGTGTGTCAGGGCTTGCGAGACCCTTGGTCCCAGTGCCATAGGGCCGGCATGGAGGGGATTTAACAAGAGGATAGTTCCGCCTTTCATGGAGCCGCCAAGGCAGTGCATAGGTTGCGGTGCTTGCGCCGACGTATGTCCTACCGGATATATTGAGTGCGTCGATGAAGGCGATGAAAGGACCATATGGGATCGCAAATTTACTTTAATACGATGCCCAATTTGTGGCCAAACATATACCACGGAAGAAGCATTGAAATTTGCGGGAATAGAGGATCCGGATGCCAGGTTATGCCCTAGGTGTAGGAAACGCGAGTATGCGTCGAAGTTTCGGATTTTCGTACATTAA
- a CDS encoding CCA tRNA nucleotidyltransferase, which produces MNKLSASLEILHILETNGFEAYIVGGTVRDLALGLHFNDVDIATSASPGEILSLFAEAKIIGDGQLCTVVIPQEKGWAVEVTPFQGAGLLDDLGRRDFTINAMAMNRFGELIDPFGGLLDLTRRVVRFNGRPEDRIKEDPIRCIRLFRFAATLRGFVIDDLAWKATLENLPLFQEVPYERIGKEIYKALGGNFYSFMEALEVAGYLPLILPEIYALKGVPQDPGFHPEGDVYEHTKLCVKNAEALTSLSEIKAAAMFHDIGKPLALKEDDGRIRFMGHEKLGGSLSIEIMKRWAWPSPFVKAVSSLVRWHMIPLISLAPRRIPKLYLEYGKRWLDGLFLLSYIDIASSNGDYSSWTKNREIALSCMFKFSGKEKLISGKDVMDILKIEQGPRVGLILSEIQGLIAEGKIKDRSEAINFLKAKREMMNDERN; this is translated from the coding sequence ATGAATAAGTTATCGGCTTCCCTTGAAATCCTGCATATCTTAGAAACTAACGGCTTCGAGGCTTATATCGTCGGTGGAACCGTTAGAGACCTGGCGTTGGGGCTACACTTTAACGACGTTGATATCGCCACCTCTGCGAGTCCAGGGGAAATTTTGAGCCTATTTGCTGAGGCCAAGATCATAGGCGACGGACAGCTGTGCACGGTCGTCATTCCTCAAGAGAAAGGGTGGGCCGTAGAGGTGACGCCCTTCCAAGGAGCAGGTCTGCTTGATGACTTAGGCAGAAGGGACTTCACCATAAATGCCATGGCGATGAATAGGTTCGGAGAGCTAATTGATCCCTTCGGAGGCCTTTTGGACCTCACGAGGAGAGTGGTTCGCTTCAATGGCCGTCCCGAAGACAGGATTAAAGAAGATCCCATACGGTGCATCAGGCTGTTTCGTTTTGCTGCAACCTTGAGAGGGTTCGTCATAGATGATCTTGCTTGGAAGGCAACCCTTGAAAACTTACCTCTCTTTCAAGAAGTACCGTACGAACGCATTGGGAAGGAGATATATAAGGCTTTGGGCGGCAACTTTTATTCTTTCATGGAAGCTTTAGAGGTTGCCGGCTATTTGCCCCTGATCTTGCCGGAAATTTATGCCCTTAAAGGCGTCCCTCAAGATCCGGGTTTTCATCCGGAGGGTGATGTATACGAACACACGAAGCTCTGCGTCAAAAACGCAGAAGCCTTGACGAGCTTAAGCGAAATCAAGGCCGCAGCGATGTTTCATGATATAGGAAAACCCCTTGCCCTGAAGGAAGACGATGGTCGCATAAGGTTCATGGGACATGAAAAGCTTGGGGGAAGCTTGTCTATCGAGATAATGAAGCGGTGGGCGTGGCCAAGCCCCTTCGTCAAGGCCGTCTCGAGCTTAGTGAGGTGGCACATGATCCCCTTGATTTCCTTGGCACCCAGGCGAATACCGAAACTCTATTTGGAGTACGGCAAACGCTGGCTTGACGGGCTCTTTTTGCTCTCCTATATAGATATAGCATCAAGCAACGGGGATTATTCGTCTTGGACAAAAAATAGGGAAATAGCCCTTTCGTGCATGTTTAAATTTTCGGGCAAGGAAAAGCTCATCTCCGGGAAGGACGTCATGGATATCCTAAAAATCGAGCAGGGTCCGCGGGTGGGCTTGATCCTTTCTGAAATTCAGGGTTTGATCGCCGAAGGCAAGATAAAGGATCGCAGTGAGGCCATCAATTTCCTTAAGGCCAAGAGGGAAATGATGAACGATGAGAGAAATTAG
- a CDS encoding DMT family transporter — protein MKRETEERPLFLPIVVLLIGVVAVSTGATIIRLADAPALVISAYRVGLASLILIPAALLFARKEIMSLSFADIKIAIASGAFLSLHFAAWISSLDYTTVASSVVLVNTNPIWVALLTPFLSSDRLTRMSILGVVFSVIGSAIISAGDFALGGKALLGDLLAIAGSWAAAFYLLFGRRLRQRMSLLSYITICYATAAIILFAIVIGLGYPLHGYPARTWLCLWGLAVFPQIIGHSSYNWSLKYFSASFVAIALLGEPVVSPILAYFILKEAIMPVTVLGGLLVLVGIALAALGESR, from the coding sequence ATGAAAAGGGAAACGGAAGAAAGGCCTCTGTTTTTGCCGATAGTTGTCCTACTCATAGGCGTTGTGGCCGTCTCTACGGGAGCTACGATAATTCGTCTTGCCGACGCCCCCGCCTTGGTGATTTCGGCTTATCGAGTTGGATTGGCAAGCCTCATCTTGATACCTGCAGCTTTATTGTTTGCAAGGAAGGAAATAATGTCGCTTTCCTTTGCCGATATCAAAATAGCCATTGCTTCAGGTGCTTTTTTAAGCCTTCATTTTGCCGCCTGGATTTCTTCGCTTGATTATACTACCGTTGCCAGCAGCGTAGTGCTGGTCAACACGAATCCGATATGGGTTGCTCTGCTCACGCCTTTTCTGAGCAGCGATAGACTGACCAGGATGTCAATTTTGGGAGTGGTCTTTAGCGTCATAGGAAGTGCCATAATAAGCGCAGGAGATTTTGCCCTTGGCGGGAAAGCCTTGCTAGGGGATTTGCTGGCGATCGCAGGAAGCTGGGCTGCAGCCTTTTACCTCCTGTTTGGTCGCAGGTTGAGGCAAAGGATGTCGCTTCTTTCATACATAACCATATGTTACGCTACCGCAGCAATTATACTCTTTGCCATTGTGATAGGTTTAGGTTATCCATTGCATGGTTATCCTGCAAGGACATGGCTCTGTCTTTGGGGACTTGCCGTCTTTCCCCAAATTATCGGACACAGCAGCTACAATTGGTCTCTTAAATATTTCTCCGCGAGCTTTGTGGCCATAGCCTTACTGGGCGAACCAGTGGTAAGCCCTATCTTGGCTTATTTCATATTGAAGGAAGCGATAATGCCCGTGACTGTTTTGGGCGGTTTGTTGGTCCTTGTCGGAATCGCCCTGGCTGCACTTGGAGAAAGCAGATGA
- a CDS encoding trimethylamine--corrinoid methyltransferase, which yields MAYHGPSGLIGRPARGEEKDFIPYEVEGVGDITCWIHKDALEHLKNVSPTREGDYLLACEEAGRIRFKLL from the coding sequence ATGGCTTATCATGGTCCGTCGGGCCTGATAGGTCGCCCTGCAAGGGGAGAAGAGAAAGATTTTATCCCTTATGAAGTCGAGGGAGTTGGCGATATAACCTGCTGGATACACAAAGACGCCCTGGAACACCTAAAGAACGTCTCTCCCACTAGGGAAGGCGATTATTTGCTTGCCTGCGAAGAGGCAGGAAGGATAAGGTTCAAGCTCCTATAA
- a CDS encoding carboxymuconolactone decarboxylase family protein: MAWNPKEIMKELQQNMKEVGEVRPEVQAFVEFTGKLMTPRALDLKTKELLCVAIAVYTKCEYCIVTHVYNALKAGATKDEIMEAALVATEFGGGPAVSHCVTLVNETIKEFAHEFKK, encoded by the coding sequence ATGGCTTGGAATCCTAAAGAAATAATGAAAGAGCTTCAGCAGAACATGAAAGAAGTTGGCGAGGTTAGGCCGGAAGTCCAAGCTTTCGTCGAGTTCACGGGCAAGCTCATGACACCAAGGGCGTTGGACTTAAAGACGAAGGAACTGTTGTGCGTGGCCATCGCTGTCTACACCAAATGCGAATACTGCATTGTGACGCACGTTTATAACGCCTTGAAGGCCGGGGCAACCAAGGACGAGATCATGGAAGCAGCTCTGGTTGCGACGGAATTCGGCGGTGGTCCTGCGGTAAGCCATTGTGTCACCCTGGTAAATGAAACTATCAAGGAATTCGCCCATGAATTTAAAAAGTAG
- the nuoE gene encoding NADH-quinone oxidoreductase subunit NuoE, whose protein sequence is MEKKGEFSVLSATSDVAISDILCRYEKNPRFLLQVLLDVQEKFRYLPTDAMRSVAEYFEIPESRVFAVATFYKVLSLVPKGEKTIKVCQGTACHLRGGSQILNAISERLKIRAGETTKDGIFTLETVNCLGCCAMAPVMMVGDKVYGKLSVADVARILEAEKEDAIISKAR, encoded by the coding sequence TTGGAGAAAAAGGGGGAATTTTCAGTGTTAAGCGCTACATCAGACGTAGCGATAAGTGATATCTTATGTCGCTACGAAAAAAATCCACGTTTTTTGCTGCAAGTGCTTTTAGACGTTCAAGAAAAGTTTCGATATTTACCTACCGATGCAATGCGTTCCGTTGCCGAGTATTTTGAGATTCCCGAAAGCAGGGTATTTGCCGTAGCAACCTTTTATAAGGTCTTGAGCCTGGTTCCGAAGGGGGAAAAGACTATAAAGGTCTGCCAGGGAACTGCCTGTCATCTTCGTGGAGGATCTCAGATCTTAAACGCCATTAGCGAGAGGTTAAAGATAAGGGCGGGCGAGACCACTAAGGACGGCATCTTCACTTTGGAGACCGTCAATTGTCTTGGATGCTGTGCCATGGCGCCCGTCATGATGGTCGGCGATAAGGTATACGGCAAACTGTCCGTCGCTGACGTTGCAAGGATACTGGAGGCGGAGAAAGAAGATGCCATTATTTCTAAAGCCAGATGA